In Plasmodium gaboni strain SY75 chromosome 11, whole genome shotgun sequence, the following proteins share a genomic window:
- a CDS encoding hypothetical protein (conserved Plasmodium protein, unknown function) produces MFFSNNIKEINNNGLIFTTIERININELLKIAEENEERNKNDRIIDYIYHLNNKKCLIKLGKLLKSHLINSQIVITNFCDRSNELFNSKYIYENIINNKRSYYIQNLYLSSLFSSDYITYIIKKYDQVMVSYNCKYDNKIYINNNILYLCINDLTKLRLINHKNVYKDKYMLNHIVSIDICNHKQNKDIIQYKKINHTNKCVNNNIPNESENIKLLNKKYIQNENHINDNNKEKIGGKLREIYENFFTNLYTYPVDLLCIYNNCDENFIRILKTILVNNKSINVQIYPLYMKYHEFSYKLCGALFSRDTEKEKEKISTTFFYNMSADSKNNAIINNYNNYNNNNYNSTYSFMKDQYNNTMPNEINIKQVDDIYNDIFSNSSITQQNNNEIIQKNYRINDKDRNEYSNKFNQELNQKHNIYSSHFYNDKNVNNSNVYISKNKMDDIFFYELNMEYIEKEILEKYSCDHNKINKNENINSKINNNHDASFLCHHQNHNNVINLHDIYNNNSNNNNNNNNNNDDKKNKNKIHKFNDKKFYVNYNSSSSSDINISLTQNGDYKIINTPKEKKKKKLKNDDILNEKKKKDEYEYETYKKKKVQSVLKFLQNYKNSYYINNEHILKKECLYDIIDNMKNMKDFYIKQDHSDNEDENYNNFILYFMEYIGRILLDIKLCYKQNTDMLVKKKKQFYQIQKIIFNNGLIDIQNIQNLSNFLIHTLIKKENNKDSKLHYVLTIYGQDNNFINYDRYLQEVSNQTCIHICFFTSKGDIYIMILDTQNRIL; encoded by the coding sequence ATGTTTTTTAGTAATAAcataaaagaaattaataaCAATGGGTTAATTTTTACAACAATAgaaagaataaatattaatgaacTTTTAAAGATAGCTGAAGAGAATGaagaaagaaataaaaatgatagAATAAtagattatatatatcatttaaataataaaaaatgtttaattaaattagggaaattattaaagagtcatttaataaatagCCAAATAGTAATAACAAATTTTTGTGATAGATCtaatgaattatttaatagtaaatatatatatgaaaatataataaataataaaagatcatattatatacaaaatttatatttgtcAAGCTTATTTAGTAGTGATTATATtacttatattattaaaaaatatgatcAAGTTATGGTTTCTTATAATTgtaaatatgataataaaatatatataaataataatatactctatttatgtattaatGATTTAACTAAATTAAGATTAATTAATCACAAAAATGTATACAAAGACAAATATATGTTGAATCATATAGTATCCATAGATATATGTAATcataaacaaaataaagatatcatacaatataagaaaataaatcatacaaataaatgtgttaataataatattccAAATGAATctgaaaatataaaattattaaataaaaaatacatacaaaatgaaaatcacattaatgataataataaagaaaaaattgGAGGAAAATTAAGAGAAatttatgaaaatttttttacCAATTTGTATACATATCCAGTAgatttattatgtatatataataattgtgatgaaaattttattaGGATATTAAAAACTATACTAGTCAATAATAAATCTATAAATGTTCAAATATATCCActatatatgaaatatcatgaattttcatataaattatgtGGGGCTCTATTTTCAAGAGATACAGAAAAGGagaaggaaaaaataagcacaacatttttttataacatgTCGGCTgattcaaaaaataatgctattattaataattacaataattataataataataattataatagtacatattcttttatgaaagatcaatataataatacaatgccaaatgaaataaatatcaaACAAGttgatgatatatataatgacATTTTCTCTAACTCTTCTATAACACAACAGAATAATAATGAGattatacaaaaaaattatagaataaatgataaagatCGCAATGaatattcaaataaatttaatCAAGAATTAAATCAAAAgcataatatatattcctcACATTTTTACaatgataaaaatgttaataactctaatgtatatataagtaaaaataaaatggatgatatatttttttatgaacttaatatggaatatatagaaaaagaaattcttgaaaaatattcttgtgatcataacaaaataaacaaaaatgaaaatataaatagtaaaataaataataatcatgATGCATCATTTTTATGTCACCACCAAAACCATAACAATGTCATTAACTTGcatgatatatataataataattctaataataataataataataataataataatgatgataaaaaaaataaaaataaaatacacaaatttaatgataaaaaattttacgttaattataattcatCTTCAAGTAgtgatataaatatatcattaacTCAAAATGGagattataaaattattaatacaccaaaggaaaaaaaaaaaaaaaaattaaaaaacgatgatatattaaatgaaaaaaaaaagaaagacgaatatgaatatgaaacatataaaaaaaaaaaagttcAAAGTGTTCTTAAATTCttacaaaattataaaaactcatattatataaataatgaacatatattaaaaaaagaatgtctctatgatattatagataatatgaaaaatatgaaagaTTTTTACATTAAACAAGACCATTCTGATAATGAAgatgaaaattataataattttattctttattttatggAATATATAGGTAGAATTCTTTTAGATATTAAATTATGttataaacaaaatacAGATATGTTAgttaaaaagaaaaaacaattttatcaaatccaaaaaattatttttaataatggTCTCATAGATATCcaaaatattcaaaatttaagtaattttttaattcatacattaattaaaaaagaaaacaatAAGGATAGTAAATTACATTATGTTTTAACCATATATGGAcaagataataattttattaattatgaTAGATACTTACAAGAAGTATCTAATCAAACCTGCATTCATATTTGCTTTTTTACTTCTAAAGGagatatttatataatgattttAGATACACAAAATAGGATattgtaa